In the genome of Spirochaetia bacterium, one region contains:
- a CDS encoding ABC transporter substrate-binding protein translates to MKKFGKIAALMFCVGGLVFANGQGENTEASPAQKSSGSLQGTVTVYTPSGPEITDPIFDAFKQKYPGVNVQIVKAGSGEIFSRLEAEKGNPAADIMFGGDTVSYDSYSDLFASYESSEDGAMITNDPTHKWHPFTIMCQPIMVNTGMLKPADYPKTAKELSDPKWKKGGIALSNPNQSGTGYTIVSGLVNAYGWDFVKVLLTNCVITSSSDAMFKAVKDGEVPVGFINEDLGVKWEQQGLPVKLIYEPDAVTVQMDALGLVKGCPHPELGKALIDFICSKEAHEIAVEKIQRRSARKDVDPPASLPKLGDLKLFTASEPRDVVSAKFDALTIK, encoded by the coding sequence GTGAAAAAATTTGGAAAAATTGCTGCATTGATGTTTTGTGTCGGAGGCCTTGTCTTTGCAAATGGACAAGGAGAAAACACAGAAGCTAGCCCTGCACAAAAATCAAGTGGTTCCTTGCAGGGGACCGTTACTGTCTATACACCTAGTGGTCCTGAGATTACTGATCCTATTTTTGATGCTTTCAAACAAAAATATCCTGGTGTGAATGTCCAGATCGTAAAAGCGGGTAGCGGAGAGATATTTTCCAGACTTGAGGCTGAAAAAGGAAATCCTGCCGCTGATATAATGTTTGGCGGCGATACAGTTTCATATGATTCCTATTCAGATTTGTTTGCTTCCTATGAATCGTCTGAAGATGGTGCAATGATAACCAATGATCCTACACACAAGTGGCATCCCTTTACGATTATGTGCCAACCGATCATGGTGAATACCGGTATGCTGAAACCTGCTGATTACCCAAAAACGGCCAAGGAACTTTCTGATCCAAAATGGAAAAAGGGTGGCATAGCTTTATCGAATCCTAACCAATCTGGAACAGGTTATACCATTGTATCCGGTTTGGTGAATGCATATGGTTGGGATTTTGTAAAGGTACTTCTGACGAACTGTGTGATCACTTCCAGTTCTGATGCAATGTTCAAGGCTGTGAAGGATGGTGAAGTTCCTGTAGGCTTTATCAATGAAGACCTTGGCGTAAAATGGGAGCAACAAGGACTTCCTGTCAAGCTCATCTACGAACCAGATGCTGTGACCGTACAGATGGATGCTCTTGGTCTGGTCAAAGGCTGTCCACATCCTGAGCTTGGCAAAGCATTGATTGATTTCATTTGCTCAAAGGAAGCTCATGAAATTGCAGTCGAGAAAATACAACGTCGCTCTGCAAGGAAAGACGTGGATCCACCGGCAAGTTTGCCTAAGCTCGGTGATCTCAAGTTGTTCACGGCAAGTGAACCCAGAGATGTCGTAAGCGCCAAGTTTGATGCATTGACAATAAAATAA
- a CDS encoding transposase: protein MDSTPNRLSLQPLLFDRQDLCGCFFLEPTPKEVEFLRYWQALVALVPTRLSRPAGGRTGRRGYSLMDILAVRAVLLFFRLDTVTAAVALLQSSPNLRTVTQLGRVPSPSSVSRRTSRLLEEMDFRGIHDRLCRQFYAGRTVCHLSLDSTPVDAREKPAVRAKRQKGRRGRPKAGSAEEKAVQERKGQEARLVQLRDSGDPHAYLATLEQRCTVTGKRNSRGHMQWRVGYKVHLAVDDSGIPVASAVTGACVHDTQPAIPLLRIAAGRCTWLYALMDGGYSSGAIRDRVLAMGRVPLIDFKADRNGAKEEMDPAGRARYRARTTVERTNSELKECFLPKALYGRGPRARFDLRLAVLLLTVKRMGKVLEARQQAARKKSA, encoded by the coding sequence ATGGATAGTACACCGAACCGCCTTTCACTGCAACCCCTCCTCTTCGACCGGCAGGACCTGTGCGGCTGCTTCTTCCTTGAGCCCACCCCGAAGGAGGTGGAGTTCCTGCGCTACTGGCAGGCACTGGTTGCCCTGGTCCCCACGCGGCTTTCACGGCCTGCGGGAGGGCGTACCGGGCGCAGGGGCTACAGCCTGATGGACATACTGGCGGTGCGTGCGGTGCTGCTCTTCTTCCGCCTGGACACCGTCACGGCTGCGGTTGCCCTGCTGCAGTCGAGCCCGAACCTGAGGACGGTGACACAGCTGGGGCGGGTACCCAGCCCGTCGTCGGTGAGCAGGCGGACGTCACGGCTGCTGGAGGAGATGGACTTCCGGGGGATCCATGACCGGCTGTGCAGGCAGTTCTATGCAGGCAGGACGGTGTGCCACCTGAGCCTTGACAGCACGCCCGTGGATGCACGGGAGAAGCCTGCGGTGAGGGCGAAGCGGCAGAAGGGCCGGAGGGGCCGCCCGAAGGCCGGCAGCGCAGAGGAGAAGGCGGTGCAGGAAAGGAAGGGGCAGGAGGCACGCCTGGTGCAGCTGCGCGACAGCGGGGACCCCCATGCCTACCTGGCCACGCTGGAACAGCGGTGCACGGTCACGGGGAAGCGGAACAGCAGGGGGCACATGCAGTGGCGCGTGGGCTACAAGGTACACCTGGCAGTGGACGACAGCGGCATCCCGGTGGCCAGTGCGGTGACGGGGGCGTGCGTGCATGACACGCAGCCGGCGATCCCCCTGCTGCGCATCGCCGCAGGGCGGTGCACCTGGCTGTATGCCCTCATGGACGGTGGCTACAGCAGCGGGGCGATCAGGGACAGGGTGCTTGCCATGGGCAGGGTGCCGCTCATCGACTTCAAGGCCGACCGCAACGGGGCCAAGGAGGAGATGGACCCTGCGGGACGCGCCAGGTACCGGGCACGGACCACGGTGGAGCGTACCAACAGCGAGCTGAAGGAGTGTTTCCTGCCGAAGGCGCTGTACGGCCGGGGGCCGAGGGCACGTTTCGACCTGCGGCTTGCGGTGCTGCTGCTGACCGTCAAGCGGATGGGCAAGGTGCTGGAAGCACGGCAGCAGGCGGCAAGGAAGAAGAGCGCATAG
- a CDS encoding GntR family transcriptional regulator → MEDYKYQKVLDILRRDIHAKKWNPGEQIPSERELADQYQVSRITIKKAMQLLVADKTLERIPHKRGTFVHCLEEKQNETNLVGVAIDDVTDRFGSTLLRGIEDFLWKEGMHTIICNGDRDFKKTKAYFLSLLETNVSGVIYAPVISSEGDYVRQNQEIISLLQEKHVPFVLMDRTVPGMQANAVTSGHFESAYELTGFLLEHGYKRIILLTGLFCSSLDEREKGYLAAMHEHGITVSDKWIVRLNDNLLTPQLLDPEEIHKLSEALNSMPDYDAIVALNNRLLSALDVIVRDSISILPDNCAIALHDKLSVPLTRLRLFCQIVQPDYEVGQEAAQLLMRNIRDPHMLPRQIRLSSQLIPGDSV, encoded by the coding sequence ATGGAAGATTACAAATACCAAAAAGTATTGGATATATTACGTAGGGATATTCATGCAAAGAAATGGAACCCAGGCGAGCAAATTCCATCCGAAAGGGAACTTGCGGATCAATATCAGGTAAGCAGGATAACAATAAAGAAAGCTATGCAGCTTTTGGTAGCAGACAAGACACTTGAAAGGATTCCCCACAAAAGGGGAACGTTTGTACATTGTCTTGAAGAAAAACAGAATGAAACAAATCTTGTCGGAGTTGCCATTGACGATGTAACGGATAGATTCGGTTCTACTTTGCTTCGTGGTATTGAGGATTTCCTTTGGAAAGAAGGTATGCATACCATTATCTGTAACGGAGACCGTGATTTCAAGAAAACCAAAGCTTATTTCCTCTCCCTGCTGGAAACAAATGTGAGCGGTGTCATTTATGCGCCTGTAATAAGCAGTGAAGGTGATTATGTAAGGCAGAATCAGGAAATTATTTCTTTGCTTCAGGAAAAACATGTCCCTTTTGTCCTAATGGATCGTACTGTACCAGGTATGCAGGCCAATGCAGTTACTTCTGGCCATTTTGAAAGTGCTTATGAACTGACGGGGTTTTTGCTTGAACATGGTTATAAGAGGATTATATTGCTTACCGGATTGTTTTGCTCAAGTCTTGATGAGCGGGAAAAGGGATATTTGGCTGCCATGCATGAGCATGGGATTACCGTATCTGACAAATGGATTGTCAGACTCAATGATAATCTCCTGACGCCGCAGTTACTTGATCCTGAAGAAATTCATAAGCTTTCTGAAGCATTGAATTCCATGCCGGATTATGATGCAATAGTTGCATTGAACAATCGGTTGCTTTCGGCACTCGATGTAATAGTCAGGGATAGTATTTCAATACTTCCTGACAACTGTGCAATTGCACTTCATGATAAACTTTCTGTCCCATTGACGCGGCTTCGACTTTTTTGTCAGATTGTGCAACCTGACTATGAAGTAGGACAAGAAGCTGCGCAGCTTTTGATGCGTAATATCCGAGACCCCCATATGCTACCACGGCAAATTAGACTTTCGTCCCAGCTAATTCCTGGAGATTCTGTCTGA
- a CDS encoding AAA family ATPase: MISKIVLKGVASYRKEAVLDTDKKVNLLYGLNGTGKSTFSEFLYDQTAPRFSQCRIEGLEDNDAILVYNQKFVQDTFYEPEGIHGIFTLSKGNAKAQKVIDTASSEVKKLTEQKKKIEEKKTEDEQKHLSEIEEYKKQIWKIKTEYTGGDRVLEFCLDGLKGNKDTLFKHLISLEKPEGEIDYSVDDLKIEAQQLQGEAQSRQLLSKVLINVEDIEQSELLSKVIVGNKNSSVATLIEELGNSDWVNSGIKYVHIDGEKGVCPFCQQKTITQNFLDQISAYFDESYNRDKSQIEQMILRYDEEIKKSTDFLNVIKEDAFLEKKKTDIEKLSENLISVSEQNLNTLREKSKTPSIQVSLQPIKEIIASINSIIENANGEIALYNQRITDIKGSKGKIRDRFWQLMRKEYNAVIELYTANEKTYEQSVKNAQKDLQTKSSEIKTNTLLIEENRKKTVNIDEAVENIKNGLIDIGITDFTIEKYSEEEALYKLKRDDSDENVFKTLSEGEKMVISFLYFIELCKGESIAEKASNKKIVVIDDPISSLSHIYVFNIGRLIHNEFLRTEKYDQLFILTHSLYFFYELTNTNHKERKETQKLFRICKNTESSYFENMKYEDIQNDYQAYWHIIKDEKQAPALIANCMRNVMEYFFNFVEKQDFAQIFQRPELQKTSYMAFNRYMNRESHSKGQNIFDIKEFDYCSFRSAFKKVFEIEGYIDHYNKMMSI, encoded by the coding sequence ATGATTTCAAAAATTGTTTTAAAAGGGGTGGCAAGTTATAGAAAAGAGGCAGTGCTTGATACTGACAAAAAAGTAAACTTGTTATATGGGTTAAATGGAACGGGAAAGAGTACTTTCTCAGAATTTCTTTATGATCAGACTGCACCGAGGTTTTCACAATGTAGGATAGAGGGACTCGAAGACAACGATGCGATATTAGTTTATAATCAAAAATTTGTTCAGGATACCTTTTATGAACCGGAGGGAATACATGGTATATTCACCTTATCAAAGGGAAATGCTAAAGCTCAAAAAGTAATTGATACTGCAAGTTCTGAAGTAAAAAAGCTGACTGAGCAAAAGAAGAAAATTGAAGAGAAAAAGACAGAAGATGAGCAAAAACATTTAAGCGAGATTGAAGAATACAAGAAACAAATATGGAAAATTAAGACGGAATACACTGGCGGTGATAGGGTCTTAGAGTTTTGCTTAGATGGACTAAAAGGTAATAAAGATACCCTTTTTAAACATCTTATTTCCTTAGAAAAGCCGGAAGGAGAGATTGATTATTCCGTAGATGATTTAAAGATAGAAGCGCAGCAACTTCAAGGTGAAGCTCAGAGCAGACAACTCTTATCAAAAGTCTTGATTAATGTTGAAGATATTGAACAATCTGAATTGCTTTCTAAAGTCATAGTTGGAAATAAGAACAGTTCTGTAGCCACGTTAATTGAAGAGTTGGGAAATTCAGATTGGGTTAATTCAGGAATTAAATATGTTCATATAGATGGAGAAAAAGGAGTATGTCCTTTCTGTCAGCAGAAAACTATTACACAGAATTTCCTTGATCAAATCAGTGCTTATTTTGATGAGAGTTATAATCGTGACAAATCTCAGATTGAGCAGATGATTTTAAGATATGATGAAGAAATAAAAAAATCAACGGATTTTTTGAATGTTATTAAAGAAGATGCTTTTCTCGAAAAAAAGAAAACAGATATAGAAAAACTTAGTGAGAATCTTATATCTGTATCAGAGCAAAATCTAAACACTCTGAGGGAGAAGTCAAAGACCCCTAGCATTCAGGTTTCGCTGCAGCCGATTAAAGAAATAATAGCATCTATAAACAGTATTATTGAAAACGCTAACGGTGAAATTGCTCTCTATAATCAAAGAATAACTGATATAAAAGGGTCTAAGGGAAAAATCAGGGATAGATTTTGGCAGCTTATGCGTAAAGAGTATAATGCTGTAATTGAGTTATATACAGCAAATGAAAAGACTTATGAGCAATCAGTAAAAAATGCCCAAAAAGATTTACAGACAAAATCATCTGAGATTAAAACTAATACGTTACTGATAGAGGAAAACCGAAAGAAAACGGTAAATATCGATGAAGCAGTAGAGAATATAAAGAATGGCTTGATAGATATTGGGATTACAGATTTTACTATAGAGAAGTATTCTGAGGAGGAAGCACTATATAAACTAAAGCGTGATGATTCAGATGAAAATGTCTTTAAAACCTTGAGCGAAGGCGAGAAAATGGTAATTAGTTTTCTTTATTTTATAGAATTGTGCAAGGGAGAATCAATTGCTGAGAAGGCTTCAAATAAGAAGATTGTAGTGATTGATGATCCTATATCCAGTTTGTCACATATTTATGTTTTCAATATTGGTAGGCTAATTCATAATGAGTTTTTAAGGACTGAAAAATATGATCAACTTTTTATTTTAACTCACAGTCTTTATTTCTTTTATGAACTGACCAATACAAATCATAAGGAGCGAAAGGAAACTCAAAAACTCTTTAGAATATGTAAGAACACAGAGAGTAGCTATTTTGAGAACATGAAATATGAGGATATTCAAAATGATTATCAGGCATATTGGCATATTATAAAAGACGAAAAGCAGGCTCCAGCATTGATAGCGAATTGCATGAGAAATGTAATGGAATATTTTTTCAATTTTGTAGAAAAGCAGGACTTTGCTCAAATATTCCAAAGACCGGAATTACAAAAAACGAGTTATATGGCCTTTAACAGATACATGAATAGAGAATCTCATTCTAAAGGTCAAAACATTTTTGATATCAAGGAGTTTGACTATTGTAGTTTCCGTTCCGCATTTAAAAAAGTGTTCGAAATTGAGGGCTATATAGATCATTATAATAAGATGATGAGTATATAA